The Schizosaccharomyces pombe strain 972h- genome assembly, chromosome: I genome contains a region encoding:
- the cmc4 gene encoding protein Cmc4 produces the protein MVDCQKEACNLQSCIQRNQYNQGNCEKFVNDLLLCCKRWYDKNSLTGNEAPHTCPELKPLLRQLSSRNLT, from the coding sequence ATGGTCGACTGCCAAAAAGAGGCCTGTAATTTACAAAGCTGTATTCAACGAAATCAATATAATCAAGGGAATTGTGAAAAGTTCGTAAATGATTTGCTCTTATGCTGCAAAAGGTGGTATGACAAAAACAGCCTTACCGGAAACGAAGCACCCCATACTTGTCCCGAACTAAAGCCATTGTTGAGACAGCTGTCATCGCGAAACCTTACCTAA